A single Nicotiana tabacum cultivar K326 chromosome 5, ASM71507v2, whole genome shotgun sequence DNA region contains:
- the LOC107819928 gene encoding KH domain-containing protein At4g18375, which translates to MGETGKRSRRDDGDSKNQKRRTERDEKGDDELVVYRILCPDNVIGSVIGKNGKVINSIRAETKAKVKVVDPFPGAKDRVIIIYCYVKEKEDVEVDEEFNEKKPLCSAQDALLRVYAAIANALAAVGDSDKKRKEKEECQLLVPSSQSANIIGKSGTTIKKLRSKMRANIKVIAKDASDPTHSCALEFDNFVLITGDSESVKRSLFAVSAIMYKFTPKEDIPLNTNVPEVRPSIIIPSDVPIYPAAGIYQNVDPIIPSRSVPSVLGTTHIPELPGYVDAGSAWPVYSSALPMVSGYGGGAAQTEELTIRVLCPTNNIGRVIGKGGASIKSVRQASGARIEVGDAKADRDQCIITVISTESVDDLKSMAVEAVLLLQGKINDEDEDSVTFRLLVPSKIIGCIIGKGGSIVNEIRKRTRADVRISKGQKPKCADSNDELVEVAGEISSVRDALIQIVLRLRDDVLKGREGNFNPSADADSLRAGGTGHSLAPVLPNVPPTASLSYEHRGETGNGLGMRSSGSLYGHESFSRGDDGYGAYSSYSSKIYGGPPPPTALEMVIPGHAAGKVIGKGGSNIDNIRKISGAAVDIIDSKSSRGDQIAIISGTQEQKRAAENLIQAFIMAT; encoded by the exons ATGGGTGAGACTGGAAAACGATCGCGTAGGGATGACGGGGATAGCAAGAACCAGAAGAGGAGGACAGAGAGAGATGAGAAAGGCGATGATGAACTAGTAGTGTACAGAATTCTATGCCCAGATAATGTGATTGGTAGTGTTATTGGAAAGAATGGGAAAGTTATAAATTCGATTAGAGCCGAGACCAAGGCGAAGGTCAAGGTGGTGGACCCATTTCCAGGTGCTAAGGATAGAGTTATAATCATTTATTGCTAtgtaaaagaaaaggaagatgtTGAGGTTGACGAGGAGTTCAATGAGAAAAAACCTCTTTGCTCTGCTCAGGATGCTCTTCTTAGGGTTTATGCGGCAATTGCAAATGCTTTGGCAGCTGTTGGAGATTCTGATAAGAAGCGTAAGGAAAAAGAGGAGTGTCAGCTTCTTGTTCCATCAAGCCAGTCTGCAAATATCATTGGTAAATCTGGTACCACCATAAAGAAGTTGAGAAGCAAGATGAGGGCTAATATTAAAGTTATTGCTAAAGATGCTAGCGATCCAACACATTCCTGTGCTCTCGAGTTTGATAACTTCGTTCTG ATAACTGGTGACTCAGAATCAGTAAAGAGATCGCTCTTTGCTGTTTCTGCAATCATGTACAAGTTCACACCTAAGGAAGATATTCCTCTTAATACTAATGTTCCTGAAGTTCGTCCAAGCATTATTATCCCTTCAGATGTTCCCATATATCCAGCAGCTGGGATTTATCAAAATGTGGATCCTATTATCCCATCTAGATCTGTTCCATCTGTTTTAGGCACCACACACATACCAGAGCTTCCAGGTTATGTAGATGCAGGAAGCGCATGGCCGGTTTATTCTTCTGCTCTTCCCATGGTTTCTGGTTATGGTGGTGGTGCCGCTCAAACTGAGGAATTGACTATTAGAGTGTTGTGTCCAACTAACAATATTGGTCGTGTTATTGGAAAAGGAGGAGCTTCTATTAAAAGTGTAAGGCAAGCAAGTGGTGCTCGAATTGAGGTTGGTGATGCCAAAGCCGATCGTGATCAGTGCATCATCACAGTCATTTCCACTGAG TCAGTGGATGATCTTAAATCCATGGCAGTTGAGGCTGTCTTGCTGCTGCAAGGGAAAATAAATGATGAAGATGAGGATAGTGTAACTTTTCGTCTACTTGTTCCATCAAAGATCATTGGATGTATCATTGGGAAAGGTGGTTCAATCGTTAATGAAATCCGGAAGAGAACTAGAGCTGATGTACGTATCTCGAAAGGCCAGAAGCCCAAGTGTGCAGATTCAAACGATGAACTTGTTGAG GTGGCTGGGGAAATTAGTAGTGTGAGGGATGCCCTTATCCAGATTGTACTGAGGCTCAGAGATGATGTTCTGAAAGGCCGAGAAGGTAATTTTAATCCATCTGCCGATGCTGATTCTTTACGCGCTGGTGGTACTGGTCATTCACTGGCTCCAGTTTTGCCCAATGTTCCTCCGACCGCTTCTTTGAGCTATGAACACAGGGGTGAGACTGGAAATGGCCTTGGAATGCGTTCTTCGGGAAGCCTCTATGGTCATGAGTCATTCTCG AGGGGGGATGATGGCTATGGAGCGTACTCTTCATATTCCTCAAAGATATATGGCGG ACCGCCTCCACCCACAGCTCTAGAGATGGTTATCCCTGGACATGCAGCTGGTAAAGTTATTGGTAAAGGTGGCTCAAACATAGATAATATTCGCAAG ATATCCGGAGCAGCTGTGGACATAATTGATTCCAAATCCTCTCGAGGTGATCAAATTGCTATAATATCTGGTACACAGGAACAGAAGCGTGCTGCAGAAAACTTGATTCAGGCATTTATAATGGCCACTTGA